In Porphyromonas cangingivalis, a genomic segment contains:
- a CDS encoding NADPH-dependent oxidoreductase encodes MNETINIMKAHRSIRNYTGEAVKEEHLRAIIESAIHAPTSINGQQWSIIVIEDQAKKDRIAELAGGQPWISKCSVFMVFLMDYHKVAKKMEAQGIPFEHATSIESVMVGAVDVGIAFSNAMTAAESLGYGIVPIGAIRREPFEIIELLGLPKYVYPVLGMCIGVEVGDQGLKPRLPYDATVSIDTYNTETDTLVADYDALYKEYLAQRPDTTMAPAWTEFVGSVYNRVYFPKVKSSLEQQGFTAEK; translated from the coding sequence ATGAACGAAACAATAAATATAATGAAGGCGCACCGCAGTATACGTAATTATACGGGCGAAGCCGTAAAGGAAGAACACCTGAGAGCCATCATTGAGTCTGCCATCCATGCCCCAACCTCTATCAATGGTCAGCAGTGGAGCATCATCGTGATCGAGGATCAAGCGAAGAAAGATCGGATCGCCGAGCTCGCCGGTGGGCAGCCTTGGATCTCGAAATGTTCGGTCTTCATGGTCTTCCTCATGGACTACCATAAGGTCGCTAAGAAGATGGAGGCACAAGGCATCCCATTCGAACATGCCACATCGATAGAGTCCGTGATGGTCGGTGCGGTAGATGTTGGTATCGCATTTTCAAACGCCATGACCGCTGCAGAGTCTCTTGGCTATGGCATTGTGCCTATCGGTGCCATACGTCGTGAACCCTTCGAGATCATAGAGCTCTTGGGGTTGCCGAAGTATGTCTATCCGGTCTTGGGGATGTGTATAGGTGTTGAAGTCGGAGATCAAGGCCTCAAACCTCGCCTGCCCTATGATGCCACTGTGTCGATAGATACTTACAATACAGAAACAGATACCCTTGTCGCAGACTACGATGCCCTCTATAAGGAGTATTTGGCTCAACGCCCCGATACGACAATGGCTCCTGCTTGGACAGAGTTTGTCGGCTCTGTATACAATCGTGTCTACTTTCCCAAGGTGAAGTCCAGTCTAGAACAACAAGGATTTACAGCCGAGAAGTAA
- the guaA gene encoding glutamine-hydrolyzing GMP synthase translates to MLEKILILDFGSQTTQLIGRRVRELGVYCEIVPYHNLSDDLTGIKGVILSGSPYSVNQPDAFRIDLDKIIGKVPVLGICYGAQFIANERGGRVEACATREFGRAHLDIIDKEDALLRGMTQGNQIWMSHGDTITALPVDAKVIAKTDSIPTAAYRLEGLPVWAVQFHPEVYHSEEGTKLLSNFLDICKCEKNWTPASFVESIVAQLKEQLGNDKVLLALSGGVDSSVCAVLLNKAIGDRLTCIFVDHGLLRKDEFENVLADYEHLGLNVKGVNAKEYFYSRLKGVTDPEQKRKIIGQGFIDVFEEEAKKIKDVKWLGQGTIYPDVIESLSITGTVIKSHHNVGGLPEKMNLKLVEPLRLLFKDEVRRVGFEMGMREHLIHRHPFPGPGLGIRILGEISEERVRILQEADAIYISALREWGLYDKVWQAGAILLPVQSVGVMGDERTYESVVALRAVTSTDAMSADWAHLPHEFLAKVSNDIINRVRGINRVVYDVSSKPPATIEWE, encoded by the coding sequence ATGTTAGAAAAAATTCTCATTCTGGATTTTGGGTCACAGACGACACAGCTCATCGGACGTCGGGTCAGGGAGCTCGGTGTGTACTGTGAGATAGTGCCTTATCACAATCTGTCGGATGATCTCACCGGCATCAAGGGGGTGATCCTTTCCGGAAGCCCTTACTCTGTCAACCAGCCTGATGCTTTCCGTATCGACTTGGACAAGATCATCGGGAAGGTACCTGTCTTGGGTATATGCTATGGGGCACAGTTCATCGCCAACGAGCGTGGCGGACGTGTCGAGGCTTGTGCTACTCGTGAGTTCGGGCGTGCACACTTGGACATCATCGACAAGGAAGATGCCCTCCTCCGTGGGATGACCCAGGGTAACCAGATATGGATGTCTCATGGTGATACCATCACGGCACTGCCTGTAGATGCCAAGGTCATCGCAAAGACCGACTCCATCCCGACTGCGGCTTATCGACTTGAGGGGTTGCCTGTGTGGGCGGTGCAGTTTCACCCTGAGGTGTATCACTCAGAAGAGGGTACAAAGCTCTTATCCAACTTTTTGGACATCTGTAAATGTGAAAAGAACTGGACACCTGCTTCTTTTGTTGAGAGCATCGTAGCTCAGCTCAAAGAGCAGCTCGGCAATGACAAGGTTCTTCTTGCCCTCTCGGGAGGTGTAGACTCTTCGGTATGTGCGGTACTGCTCAATAAGGCTATCGGTGACCGCCTCACTTGTATCTTCGTCGATCATGGTCTTCTGCGTAAGGATGAGTTTGAGAATGTCCTTGCAGATTACGAGCACTTGGGGCTTAATGTCAAAGGTGTCAATGCTAAGGAATACTTCTACAGTCGTCTTAAAGGTGTGACTGATCCCGAACAGAAGCGTAAGATCATCGGGCAGGGCTTCATCGACGTGTTCGAAGAAGAGGCAAAGAAGATCAAGGATGTCAAGTGGCTTGGGCAGGGGACGATCTATCCCGATGTCATCGAGTCTCTGTCTATCACAGGTACGGTCATCAAGAGTCATCACAATGTGGGGGGACTACCCGAAAAGATGAATCTCAAGCTCGTCGAACCGTTACGTCTCCTCTTCAAGGACGAAGTGCGCCGAGTCGGTTTCGAGATGGGTATGCGTGAGCATCTCATTCACCGCCATCCGTTTCCCGGTCCCGGGCTTGGTATCCGTATCCTTGGGGAGATCTCCGAAGAACGTGTGCGCATCCTGCAGGAAGCAGATGCCATCTATATCTCTGCGCTTAGAGAATGGGGCTTGTATGACAAAGTCTGGCAAGCCGGAGCGATCCTTCTCCCGGTGCAGTCTGTCGGGGTGATGGGTGATGAGCGTACCTATGAGAGCGTTGTTGCTCTGCGTGCCGTCACTTCAACGGATGCAATGTCTGCAGATTGGGCACATTTACCTCACGAGTTTCTTGCTAAGGTATCCAACGATATCATAAATCGTGTGCGTGGGATCAATCGAGTGGTGTATGATGTGAGTTCGAAACCACCCGCAACCATTGAGTGGGAATAA
- the trmD gene encoding tRNA (guanosine(37)-N1)-methyltransferase TrmD produces the protein MRIDILSVIPEMLESFVNTSIIKRAQDKGLVDIVLHNLRDYTSDKWRRVDDYPFGGEAGMVIQVEPVHKAITHLKSERHYDEIIYTSPDGEILSQGLANNLSLYENIIILCGHYKGVDHRIREHLITREISVGDYVLTGGELPAAIIADATVRLIPGVIGDEQSALSDSFQDNLLSHPVYTRPAVYNGWEVPSVLLSGHAAKIDEWKHNQAVERTKRLRPHLLRIDE, from the coding sequence ATGCGCATAGATATCCTAAGTGTGATCCCTGAGATGTTAGAGAGTTTTGTCAATACCTCGATCATCAAACGTGCGCAGGATAAGGGCTTGGTCGATATCGTACTGCACAACCTCAGAGACTATACTTCCGATAAATGGCGACGAGTGGACGATTATCCGTTCGGAGGTGAGGCGGGCATGGTCATTCAGGTGGAGCCGGTGCATAAGGCTATCACACATCTCAAGTCCGAAAGGCATTATGATGAGATCATCTACACCTCACCCGATGGAGAGATCCTCTCACAAGGCCTCGCAAATAATCTCTCTTTGTACGAAAACATCATCATCCTCTGTGGGCATTACAAGGGGGTCGATCATCGTATCCGCGAACATCTCATTACTCGTGAGATCTCCGTGGGCGATTATGTCTTGACAGGAGGGGAGCTGCCGGCAGCCATCATTGCAGACGCCACGGTGCGTCTCATCCCCGGTGTCATTGGGGACGAACAGAGCGCACTCTCAGATTCTTTTCAAGATAACTTGCTTTCGCACCCAGTCTATACCCGACCTGCGGTGTACAATGGCTGGGAGGTGCCTTCCGTACTGCTGTCAGGGCATGCCGCAAAGATCGATGAGTGGAAGCACAATCAAGCCGTGGAGCGCACCAAGAGATTGCGTCCTCACTTGCTCCGGATCGACGAATAA
- the ispF gene encoding 2-C-methyl-D-erythritol 2,4-cyclodiphosphate synthase, producing the protein MKCNIRVGFGYDVHVFAEGRALIIGGIEIPHKRGLLGHSDADVLLHSISDALLGAANLRDIGFHFPDTDSKYKGADSKLLLRGVCELLKDKGYAVGNVDSTIVAEHPKMNPHIPQMQSVIADLLGISIEDVSIKATTNEKMGFAGREEGIIAYATVLIYKE; encoded by the coding sequence ATGAAATGTAATATAAGAGTTGGCTTCGGTTATGATGTCCATGTTTTCGCTGAAGGAAGAGCTCTCATCATAGGTGGGATCGAGATCCCTCACAAGAGGGGACTGCTCGGTCACTCGGATGCCGATGTCCTTCTTCATTCGATCTCGGATGCCCTCTTGGGAGCTGCCAATCTGAGAGATATAGGTTTTCACTTCCCTGATACCGACTCTAAGTACAAGGGAGCGGACTCAAAACTCCTGCTGAGAGGTGTTTGTGAACTTCTCAAGGATAAAGGTTATGCTGTGGGTAATGTCGACTCTACCATTGTGGCTGAGCACCCCAAGATGAACCCTCACATCCCTCAGATGCAGTCCGTTATCGCTGATCTGCTCGGTATATCGATAGAAGATGTGTCTATCAAGGCCACGACCAATGAGAAGATGGGCTTCGCAGGGCGTGAAGAAGGTATCATCGCTTATGCAACCGTGCTGATATATAAGGAGTAG
- the porV gene encoding type IX secretion system outer membrane channel protein PorV translates to MKYRYLRVIIVMTSLCLSMGTLFGQSSGTQSSEREYYNPPQIGGLSTVITPDARGAGMAGIGVATSADVHSLYHNVSKFGFVQKTWGVSFSYIPWLTEIAKDMGISYLSGYYAWGDEYRQAVTGAFKYFDIGEALFFPKQQQAAPLVIKPFELSADLGYAIRLHPMWSVGAAVRYLRSDLNAETIISGGKEGPKSVKHLAHVLMFDISVSHQSKVRLFGADMDFRAGLAINNMGEKLSYDGGKTYLFSPTILRLGAGLDYKAEEMHQVSFGIELDKYLAPSIPLPTDADHAKQRDKLRRMSAFKGILHSFGDAPGGFGEELKEISLASGVEYVYDKMFFARLGWRYQHPSKGNNSGLSLGVGILFSNITFDVSYFTGLSAHNPLNNTMRLSLGFSL, encoded by the coding sequence ATGAAGTACAGATACCTCCGAGTGATAATCGTCATGACATCGTTGTGTCTGAGCATGGGGACACTTTTTGGACAGTCTTCCGGGACTCAGTCATCCGAACGAGAGTATTACAATCCTCCTCAGATCGGGGGGCTCTCTACCGTCATCACCCCCGATGCACGAGGTGCCGGGATGGCCGGTATCGGTGTGGCTACCTCAGCCGATGTACATTCGCTATATCACAATGTGTCTAAGTTCGGTTTTGTGCAAAAGACCTGGGGTGTGTCGTTCTCCTATATCCCATGGCTGACAGAGATAGCAAAGGACATGGGGATCTCTTATCTCAGTGGGTACTATGCTTGGGGGGATGAGTACCGTCAAGCTGTGACCGGTGCTTTCAAGTATTTTGACATCGGTGAAGCTCTGTTCTTTCCCAAGCAACAGCAGGCCGCACCGCTGGTCATCAAGCCTTTCGAACTTTCTGCAGATTTAGGCTATGCAATAAGGCTACATCCTATGTGGAGTGTCGGTGCAGCAGTGAGGTATCTCAGATCCGATCTCAATGCGGAGACCATCATCTCAGGAGGTAAAGAGGGACCCAAAAGTGTCAAACATTTGGCTCATGTCCTGATGTTTGATATCTCGGTCAGTCATCAGAGTAAAGTCCGACTGTTCGGTGCTGACATGGATTTCAGGGCAGGTCTTGCGATCAATAATATGGGTGAGAAGTTGTCCTATGATGGAGGAAAGACTTATCTCTTCAGTCCGACGATACTTCGTCTCGGAGCGGGCTTGGATTATAAGGCAGAGGAGATGCACCAAGTGTCTTTCGGGATCGAATTAGATAAGTACCTCGCACCATCAATCCCTCTGCCCACAGATGCCGATCATGCCAAGCAGAGAGACAAACTAAGGCGAATGAGTGCCTTCAAGGGGATACTTCATTCTTTCGGTGATGCCCCCGGTGGATTTGGGGAAGAGCTCAAAGAGATCTCTCTGGCCTCGGGTGTCGAGTATGTCTATGATAAGATGTTTTTTGCTCGACTGGGGTGGCGATATCAACACCCCTCCAAAGGAAACAATTCGGGATTGTCCCTCGGTGTCGGTATCCTATTCTCCAATATCACCTTTGATGTCTCTTACTTCACAGGGTTGAGTGCACACAATCCGCTCAACAACACGATGCGACTTTCTCTCGGCTTTTCACTCTAA
- a CDS encoding redox-sensing transcriptional repressor Rex — protein MAKKKNSQVPEPALRRLPWYLAYVKLLSKQGEKVVSSTYIAKSIGVDSALVAKDLSYVSLAGKTRVGYDVNNMVEVLEDFLGFNDCHKACVFGVGNLGASLITDRGLNQYGLEIVAGFDVSKDICGSFVGGLPIYHMDQISEMLTPDITVGILTVPIHNAQEVTNLMVAHGIKAIWNFTPLRITVPEGVVVQNTSMYAHLAVMFNRLKEKSHL, from the coding sequence ATGGCAAAGAAGAAAAACAGTCAAGTGCCTGAGCCAGCCCTCAGACGATTGCCTTGGTATTTGGCATACGTGAAGTTGCTCAGCAAGCAGGGTGAGAAGGTAGTCTCTTCGACATACATAGCCAAATCTATCGGGGTGGACTCAGCTCTTGTCGCAAAGGATCTCTCATACGTCTCTCTTGCCGGCAAGACAAGGGTGGGCTATGATGTCAACAATATGGTCGAGGTCTTGGAAGACTTCTTGGGCTTCAACGACTGTCACAAGGCTTGCGTATTTGGCGTCGGCAACTTGGGGGCATCCCTCATCACGGATAGAGGTCTCAATCAGTATGGCCTGGAGATTGTGGCGGGATTCGATGTCTCGAAAGATATATGTGGGAGTTTTGTCGGCGGTCTGCCCATATACCACATGGATCAGATCTCGGAGATGCTCACCCCTGATATTACGGTGGGGATACTTACAGTCCCCATACATAATGCCCAAGAGGTCACCAACCTTATGGTGGCTCATGGGATCAAGGCGATATGGAACTTCACCCCTCTGCGTATCACAGTACCTGAGGGTGTCGTAGTTCAGAATACTTCGATGTATGCCCATTTGGCAGTGATGTTCAATCGCCTCAAGGAGAAATCTCACCTTTGA
- a CDS encoding copper resistance protein NlpE, whose product MKKGMFLGLSLVALLTFGACTGGKKSESTENTQTEQTETVAQEKVWVGTYEGLLPSGSGEGIQNVITLNDDNTFARTMTYVSEGSTFENKGTIEWAEDGVTFTLVNEEGEKTMFLLGEGTITALTAEGTVVEGELADQYILRKK is encoded by the coding sequence ATGAAGAAAGGTATGTTTTTGGGCTTGAGTCTCGTAGCCCTATTGACTTTCGGAGCTTGCACAGGTGGCAAGAAGAGCGAATCTACTGAGAATACTCAGACAGAGCAGACAGAAACTGTTGCTCAAGAAAAGGTTTGGGTAGGTACTTACGAAGGTCTTCTCCCCAGCGGATCAGGTGAAGGTATCCAGAATGTCATCACACTTAACGATGACAATACTTTTGCAAGAACTATGACTTATGTCTCTGAAGGTTCTACATTCGAAAACAAGGGTACTATCGAGTGGGCAGAAGATGGTGTAACCTTCACTCTTGTCAACGAAGAAGGTGAGAAGACAATGTTCCTTCTCGGCGAAGGTACTATCACTGCACTTACTGCTGAAGGTACAGTAGTAGAAGGCGAATTGGCTGACCAATATATCCTTCGTAAGAAGTAA
- the mutL gene encoding DNA mismatch repair endonuclease MutL, with protein MDNVINLLPDNIANQIAAGEVIQRPASVIKELVENSIDAGATDIVIEIKQAGKTLIQVIDNGKGMAPMDARMAFERHATSKIKSADDLFALTTMGFRGEALASIAAVAQIVLQTRPHDAEMGTRVEIEGSKVIESSSVVCAPGANFAIKNLFFNIPARRKFLKADDTEFKHIITEVQRVATVHPEVQFTLVHNDQLVFKLRETSLKQRIIDLFGKRLVDILLSVDTATPLVNITGFVGRASASRKRGALQHFFVNGRYMRHTYFHRSVMNAYEGMIPPGDQPEYFIFLEVDPSSIDVNIHPTKTEIKFEAEGDISKILYSSVREVLMKGAAVPSINFEEDNPIDIPTFVPVDIRDMAEPPIISSRISSGGATSSVTASVAGADYTLDTLGELPQEFQLPDMSDWDEFYRNFEANRTSVERSSSAGAPRTITVGSSTLISSSLTPEVEEIPSSLNEIPELVIFGGYAFVSGEKDLRIIHLRRARAKIIYEEYMEAIGQESIISNRLLFPQLIDLGIKEAKLLEAHQTSLQSLGFDISEMGKNSYAINAIPYGMPAGNEADLLLEILEECNAMDKSSEEVVYHRLVSALTAYRMKHEDGYYTHTAVAQMISKINKSVGNLLAPGGKVIVSVMTPKELAKRFGE; from the coding sequence ATGGATAATGTTATCAATCTACTACCGGATAATATAGCCAACCAGATCGCGGCAGGTGAGGTCATCCAGCGACCGGCGTCGGTGATCAAGGAGTTGGTCGAAAACTCCATTGATGCCGGAGCGACAGATATCGTCATCGAGATCAAACAGGCCGGGAAGACCCTTATTCAGGTGATCGACAATGGTAAGGGGATGGCTCCCATGGATGCCCGTATGGCATTCGAACGTCATGCGACCTCAAAGATCAAGAGTGCCGACGACCTCTTTGCTCTCACGACGATGGGGTTCAGAGGAGAAGCACTCGCATCCATTGCCGCAGTGGCACAAATCGTCTTGCAGACTCGCCCTCATGATGCGGAGATGGGCACAAGGGTGGAGATCGAAGGCTCGAAGGTCATCGAGTCTTCGTCTGTTGTGTGTGCTCCGGGAGCCAACTTTGCGATCAAGAATCTCTTCTTCAACATCCCGGCACGTCGCAAGTTTCTCAAAGCTGACGACACCGAGTTCAAGCACATCATCACCGAGGTGCAGAGGGTGGCGACAGTCCACCCCGAGGTGCAGTTCACGCTGGTGCACAACGATCAGCTCGTCTTCAAGCTCCGAGAGACATCTCTCAAACAACGGATTATCGATCTCTTTGGGAAGCGTCTTGTGGATATCCTCCTCAGTGTCGATACTGCGACACCTCTTGTCAATATCACGGGCTTCGTCGGGCGGGCCTCGGCTTCACGTAAGCGTGGTGCTCTCCAGCACTTCTTCGTCAATGGGCGGTATATGCGCCACACGTATTTTCACCGCTCGGTAATGAATGCTTATGAGGGAATGATACCTCCAGGGGATCAGCCCGAGTACTTTATCTTCCTCGAAGTCGATCCGTCGAGTATCGATGTCAATATCCATCCGACCAAGACCGAGATCAAGTTTGAGGCCGAGGGAGATATCAGCAAGATATTGTATTCGTCCGTGCGAGAGGTCTTGATGAAGGGTGCAGCAGTCCCTTCCATCAATTTTGAAGAGGATAATCCAATCGACATCCCCACTTTCGTCCCCGTCGACATCAGAGACATGGCAGAGCCTCCGATCATCTCCTCACGGATCTCTTCCGGAGGTGCGACCTCTTCTGTCACAGCTTCTGTCGCCGGTGCAGACTATACACTTGATACTTTGGGCGAACTTCCACAAGAGTTTCAGTTGCCCGATATGTCCGACTGGGATGAGTTTTATCGCAACTTCGAAGCCAATAGGACTTCCGTCGAGCGGTCCTCATCCGCCGGTGCTCCTCGCACCATCACAGTCGGTTCATCCACACTCATCTCCTCATCGCTCACACCCGAAGTAGAAGAGATCCCCTCGTCCCTCAATGAGATCCCCGAGCTCGTCATCTTTGGCGGATATGCTTTTGTTTCGGGCGAAAAAGACTTGCGCATCATCCACCTTCGGAGGGCTCGTGCCAAGATCATTTATGAGGAGTATATGGAAGCGATAGGGCAGGAGAGCATCATATCCAATCGTCTCCTCTTTCCGCAACTTATCGATCTCGGGATCAAGGAGGCAAAGCTCCTCGAAGCGCACCAAACATCGCTCCAGTCTCTGGGCTTCGACATCTCAGAGATGGGCAAGAACTCTTATGCCATCAATGCCATCCCTTATGGTATGCCTGCCGGTAATGAGGCCGACCTCCTTTTGGAGATTTTGGAGGAATGTAATGCGATGGACAAGAGCAGTGAGGAGGTTGTCTATCACAGACTGGTGTCTGCACTCACGGCTTATCGTATGAAGCACGAAGATGGCTACTATACCCACACTGCTGTTGCACAGATGATCAGCAAGATCAATAAGTCCGTCGGCAACCTCCTTGCGCCCGGTGGTAAAGTCATTGTATCGGTGATGACTCCGAAAGAGCTGGCCAAGCGTTTCGGAGAGTGA
- a CDS encoding zinc ribbon domain-containing protein YjdM, whose protein sequence is MTEYPKCPQCSMENTYHDGTTFVCPDCGHEFVSVENTTEEEPVARDCNGTPLADGDSVTVIKDLKVKGSSMVVKQGTKVKSIRLTEDPDLVDCKIDGSAIVLRTEFLRKG, encoded by the coding sequence ATGACGGAATACCCAAAATGCCCACAGTGCAGTATGGAGAATACTTACCATGATGGTACTACTTTCGTGTGTCCTGACTGTGGACATGAGTTTGTTTCGGTGGAGAATACCACCGAGGAGGAGCCTGTCGCAAGGGATTGTAACGGTACTCCTCTTGCCGATGGTGATTCAGTGACGGTCATCAAGGATCTCAAAGTCAAGGGATCTTCCATGGTTGTCAAGCAGGGCACAAAGGTCAAGAGTATCCGCTTGACCGAGGATCCTGATCTTGTGGACTGCAAGATCGATGGATCGGCCATCGTGCTGAGGACAGAGTTTTTACGTAAGGGTTGA
- a CDS encoding ComEA family DNA-binding protein, producing MREWLKLNKDDRKVLLIIMVLYALLVAFMWVNKDKVRPKSTPPSRIEQCPVDSLSSKESEGPRYTSSVLATLEAPKDTLPIRTSKYPGPPTKQQGYTPKLKVGATIDLNTADTLLLQRVPGIGPSFARRIVKYRSMLGGYYCVEQLQEVYGMDRERYDKIAPYMMIRTGVRYLTLSVDSIPRHPYLSYRHKRVLEDILAQNPPLTWEKIMSSAVFTKDDSLRLAPYLDL from the coding sequence ATGAGAGAGTGGTTGAAGCTGAATAAGGATGACCGCAAGGTCTTGCTCATCATCATGGTATTGTACGCTTTGTTGGTGGCATTCATGTGGGTGAATAAGGACAAGGTTCGTCCGAAGTCAACCCCTCCATCCAGGATAGAACAATGCCCTGTCGACAGCCTTTCATCCAAAGAGAGTGAAGGCCCTCGCTACACATCCTCTGTCCTCGCTACTCTCGAAGCTCCCAAAGATACCCTTCCCATACGCACATCCAAGTATCCCGGCCCGCCGACCAAGCAACAAGGCTATACACCGAAGCTCAAGGTCGGAGCGACCATCGACCTCAATACTGCGGATACACTGCTCCTGCAGAGAGTCCCCGGCATAGGCCCTTCGTTTGCTCGCAGGATCGTCAAGTACAGATCCATGCTTGGTGGCTATTACTGCGTCGAGCAGTTGCAGGAGGTCTACGGTATGGATCGTGAGCGTTACGATAAGATCGCTCCATATATGATGATACGTACGGGAGTCCGATATCTGACCCTCTCCGTAGACAGTATCCCACGCCATCCCTATCTGTCTTATAGACACAAGAGGGTGTTGGAGGATATCTTGGCGCAAAATCCTCCTCTCACATGGGAGAAGATCATGTCTTCTGCGGTGTTCACCAAAGACGATAGTCTGAGGCTTGCTCCTTATCTGGACCTCTGA
- a CDS encoding ABC transporter ATP-binding protein yields MSEVVIRGENICKSFGPLQILKGVSLEVRKGEIVAIIGASGAGKTTLLQILGTLDSADAGTIDILGKRVGEMNSNQQADFRNQNIGFVFQFHQLLPEFTAQENVALPAMIAGQSKKVAMKKAEALLTSLNLAERLTHKPNALSGGEKQRVAVARALINDPVLIFADEPSGALDSEHKEELHKIFRQLRDERQQTFVIVTHDDTLSAFADKVIRLKDGRIVQA; encoded by the coding sequence ATGAGTGAAGTTGTCATCAGGGGTGAAAACATCTGTAAGAGTTTCGGCCCTTTGCAGATACTCAAAGGTGTCTCTTTGGAGGTTCGCAAGGGGGAGATTGTCGCCATCATCGGTGCCAGTGGGGCAGGGAAGACCACCTTGTTGCAGATCTTGGGGACTCTCGACAGTGCAGATGCCGGTACCATCGACATCCTCGGTAAGAGGGTGGGAGAGATGAATAGCAATCAACAAGCCGACTTTAGGAACCAAAACATAGGCTTTGTCTTTCAGTTTCACCAACTTCTACCCGAGTTCACGGCTCAAGAGAACGTCGCTCTGCCGGCCATGATTGCAGGTCAGAGCAAGAAGGTGGCGATGAAAAAAGCCGAGGCTTTACTTACTTCTCTCAATCTGGCCGAACGCCTCACCCACAAGCCCAATGCCCTCAGTGGCGGTGAGAAGCAACGTGTGGCCGTCGCTCGTGCACTCATCAATGATCCCGTGCTCATCTTTGCTGATGAGCCTTCGGGAGCACTCGACAGCGAGCATAAAGAGGAGTTGCACAAGATATTCAGACAACTGAGAGATGAGAGACAGCAGACCTTCGTGATCGTGACTCATGATGACACGTTGTCCGCCTTTGCCGACAAAGTCATCAGGCTCAAAGACGGTCGTATCGTACAAGCATAA
- a CDS encoding tRNA threonylcarbamoyladenosine dehydratase, whose translation MSGRRHPEVFNRTEMLIGEEHLSLLQRKHVLVVGLGGVGGYAVELLVRSGVGELTIVDSDTVQPSNINRQIIATHETIGKPKAHLWEERLRSINPDLKLHVHETFIRDEITEHLLDAAHYDFAVDAIDTLSPKAHFIKSLQEREIPFVSSMGAAAKIDPREIKIGRIDKVINCTLARMMRKKLRKLGVPTKFRVVYSTELPNRESTVETDGEQNKKSISGTIAHMPAAFGCFVAYEVLNSLINQQE comes from the coding sequence ATGAGCGGACGACGACATCCTGAGGTCTTCAACCGGACAGAGATGCTCATCGGTGAAGAACATTTGTCACTTTTGCAGCGGAAGCACGTCCTTGTCGTGGGGCTTGGTGGTGTAGGTGGCTATGCCGTGGAATTGCTTGTGCGGTCGGGGGTGGGAGAGCTCACCATTGTGGACTCGGACACTGTACAACCGTCGAACATCAATCGACAGATCATCGCTACCCACGAGACCATCGGCAAGCCCAAGGCTCATCTGTGGGAGGAGAGACTCAGGTCGATCAATCCCGATCTTAAGCTCCATGTCCATGAGACATTCATCCGAGACGAAATTACGGAACACCTTCTTGATGCAGCACATTATGATTTTGCAGTCGATGCCATCGATACGCTCAGTCCCAAGGCTCATTTCATCAAGTCTTTGCAGGAGAGAGAAATCCCTTTTGTCTCCTCAATGGGGGCTGCGGCAAAGATCGATCCACGGGAAATCAAGATCGGACGTATCGACAAGGTCATCAACTGTACGTTGGCTCGGATGATGCGAAAAAAGTTGCGCAAGTTGGGCGTGCCGACAAAGTTCCGGGTCGTCTATTCGACCGAATTGCCCAATCGTGAGTCTACTGTCGAGACGGATGGTGAACAGAACAAGAAGTCAATCTCGGGCACCATTGCGCATATGCCTGCTGCATTCGGTTGTTTTGTGGCCTATGAAGTATTGAACAGCCTTATCAATCAACAAGAATAA